A single region of the Bdellovibrio sp. GT3 genome encodes:
- a CDS encoding LysR family transcriptional regulator — MELNYLRAFFEVAKAGKFSEAAQKLNISQSALSRSVSLLEESEGVILFDRSKSGVALTAKGRDVFQLCEDLFRTEKAIENLCRNVQETCEGPLKFAATDNVVNDYLIEPLHTFRRQYPKVIPSITSGSPDDIINSLIHTDNEFALLFAKVALPNIEYQKISSEVMTLVCKPEIWKECKSSSNEKTIKKILEKYGYLCSIGALQSTRPKRVVMELFGEMPQVGLEMNSQEAQKRFCLSGEGFAYLTRFMVEDEIKKGMLFEVPVDNPHEFNLWLAYRKGRQLSLTSRTFIEHVTKYVEGHL; from the coding sequence ATGGAATTAAATTATTTGCGTGCATTCTTTGAAGTGGCAAAAGCCGGTAAATTTTCTGAGGCTGCTCAGAAACTCAATATCAGTCAAAGTGCGCTCAGTCGCTCCGTTTCTCTTCTGGAAGAATCTGAAGGTGTCATTCTGTTTGACCGCTCAAAAAGCGGTGTGGCTTTAACTGCCAAAGGCCGCGATGTTTTTCAGTTGTGTGAGGACTTGTTTCGAACTGAAAAAGCGATTGAGAACCTGTGCCGAAATGTGCAGGAAACCTGTGAAGGCCCTTTGAAGTTTGCGGCAACGGATAATGTGGTGAATGACTATTTGATTGAGCCCTTGCATACCTTCCGCAGACAGTATCCCAAGGTTATACCCAGTATCACTTCGGGTTCTCCGGATGATATTATTAATTCCCTGATTCACACGGATAATGAGTTTGCTCTACTGTTTGCCAAGGTGGCGCTTCCCAATATTGAATACCAGAAAATCAGCTCCGAAGTGATGACTCTGGTTTGTAAGCCCGAGATCTGGAAGGAATGCAAATCCTCAAGCAATGAGAAAACCATCAAAAAGATTTTGGAAAAGTATGGCTACCTTTGTTCGATTGGCGCTTTGCAAAGCACGCGACCGAAGCGGGTTGTGATGGAGTTATTTGGTGAAATGCCCCAAGTCGGACTCGAGATGAACAGCCAGGAAGCGCAGAAGCGCTTCTGTCTTTCGGGGGAGGGGTTTGCTTATCTGACCCGTTTCATGGTTGAGGATGAAATCAAAAAAGGTATGCTATTTGAGGTGCCGGTTGATAACCCACATGAATTCAATTTGTGG